The genomic interval GGCGATCGCCGGCCGGCAATCGATGTACATATCCGCatgcagtggcggcggcgctcttcCGGTCCCGTCTCACATCGTGGGTGCGTGTTTTGCATGCAGCGGAGGCGCTAAGGCTGCCGTACCTGACGGCGTTCCTGCGCGGGAAGACGGCGGAGGACTTCCGGCGAGGTGCCAACTTCGCGGtgtcggcgtcgacggcgctgGGGCAGGAGTTCTTCAGGGCGAGGGGGCTCGACCTCACCATCATACCGCCATTCTCGCTGGACGTGCAGCTCGAGTGGTTCAAGGGTGTGCTCCACTCTCTCGCCTCTACTAATCATCAACAAGGTAATTGAGCGGATTGCTATTTAGCGCAGCTGCGTTTCTAGCGTTCACTTTTTCATATGGAAGTTTTCTGTAAAAGTTTTTTCGATGAAAGTTGCTAGAAAATTATGCAGGATTTGAAACTTCGGTATCCATTTTTATTAGGGGACCGGGACCGAAATTTCTGTTTACCggaatttttggatgaaaattttcaaattcaaatgctAATAATGATCATTTTCTCaccaaatatgtaaattttgaaaatataaatggttATTTCGGAAAATAATACTGTTATCGGAGCCTACCGGAATTTCTGAAATTTCGGAATGAAATTGTAAACCCTGCTAAATAGCAATTCTGATTAAAAtcattctttttatattttttttgtagcaAGGACCATGCCTTCTAATTGGATAGCTAGAGCTAAATATACTACGATATTAATTAACCATTTATGATTTGTGTGTAGAAAGCAAGGACATCATGGCAAGATCATTGTTTCTAATGGGAGAGATAGGGATAAACGACTACAACCATCACTTCTTTCAGAACAGATCCTTCACAGCTGAGATAAAACCCCTGGTGCCAATGGTGATTGCAAAGATTGCAAATGCCACCAAGGTATCATGTACATTCACAGAGTCATATGTGCATCCATAATTAACAAAAGTTCTCAGCAATTGACCACTGAAATTTACATatcattaatttcattatgCATGTGTGGATACATATAGGTTTTGATCGACCTAGGGGCCAAGACCATGCTGGTTCCAGGGATCCCACCTATGGGCTGCATTCCAAGGTTTCTCAACTTGTTTCCCAGCAAGAACCCCAATGACTATGATAAGCTAGGATGCTTGAAGTGGCTGAACAACTTCTCGCAGTACCATAACCATGCTCTCAACCAGATGTTACATGGGATCCACCGTGATACCAAGGTCACCTTGATCTACTTAGACTACTATGAAGCCATGCTGAAAATCATCCGTAGCCCTCAGCATAATGGTTAGTTCTTATTAATTCTGGTAATCCAACTCCAAAATTGTTTGGAATAATAGTCTCAACCATCATACATGCTTGGTAATTATATTactattatgataaaaaagacACTACCAACAATACAATTCTATATCATCATattttcacttctacttatgctatgaaccaaaatttgaatttttaaccttaaatttagagttaactttaatgtttttttaccaaagtttattttccaaccttgacttttatgtcaataagaatacgtatataaattttttattcacaaattatttttcgtttgtaaatatatcgtttgcaTTTTTACATAACCCCCTAACTTCTAAGTAGGTTTTGACTtgactaaaattaatttgttttccccCTCTTCTACCcactctgttttatattataaaactctCTAGATTGgtctatatttattcatatatccatgtatatgttttattcgTATAACTAGAAATCTTATAACGTTAAGGAAACGAGGAGAATATTTTACTATCGTATATGCAATTTCTAACTTTAACTCTTGTGGGGGTAAATCGCAGGGTTCACGAAGAAGAGCGCCCTGACGGCGTGCTGTGGGGTGGGCGGGCCCTACAACGCCGGCTCGCTGGTCTGCAACGGCAACGCCACGGCGTCGAACCTGTGCCCGGATCCGTCCAGGTACATCTCCTGGGACGGGCTGCACCTCACCGAGGCCGCCTACCACGTCATAGCCCGCGGCGTGCTGGACGGGACGTACTCCAGGCCCACCATACCCTCCGGATGCACCTACTAGCTGATCCCTCCCTCTTAGGTCTGTTCAGGAAGTTTTACATTTTGAGAAATAGTTGCTTGGTAATCAGTTTCTGAGAATTAAAAAAGCTACTAAACCCAACTTCTCTaaattctggattcttagttcactTTCcaaaatctgtaactacagattctcagaagctgtcaGCTTCTtcagattctggattcttagtcaCTTTCcaaaatctgtaactacagattctcagaagctgtgtaCCGTTTGAAATAGCTTCTGAGAAAAGCTGCAGCTAAGAGAAGCTCCCCTAAACATGCCCTTAATTTGATTCACATGCTATCTCAAGTCATATCATTAGcaaaagtctattttataataatacggTAGAGTCATGTatgatttcttcattaatgaaaaaaatattttattttattagtttcctttttatacccctcatccaaaaaattttcctttaataaataccAAGAGTCAACTCAACaacagcttttttttttctccttccctgTCTTTACTTCACGTTACCAAATTCAGCTAATAAGCATCCGTGCCCTTATTCCTTAACTGTAAAACCGGGTTATAAAATCAGCCCAAACTTAATAAAACCGATGCAAATTGAATGTCTGGGATAGTAACAGCGGTTTTACTGTCGAAGAATCAATTTACCGGGTTTTAAAAGTTGAGTCGTTTTGTTTTTGACAGATGCAATCCAAAACAGGTGATTGTTTCGGtgctttattgaaaaaaactaacaaaccacgaaaaataatttataaataaaacactatatagatatatattcttagcaaacTAAAAACCAAGACTAacaaataaacttcggtaaaaaaaaaacctctaaatcaactccaaatttaaggttgaaaatttaaattttagcttataagtatagacGAAAAGAAGACAAAGAGTGCAAATACGGTCCATAAATTGAGGGTGgtcaaataaacatttttcatCCCAGAACCTTGTATATTTGCAGCGCGTAAATGTCACCTTACCtgatttttcaataaaacaaTAAGCTCGTGC from Oryza brachyantha chromosome 3, ObraRS2, whole genome shotgun sequence carries:
- the LOC102711142 gene encoding GDSL esterase/lipase At1g31550-like translates to MAHYSSVSSAMIRSLILLACAWGAAVASHQPAASGGYCYTSMFSFGDSITDTGNQVSFFPTAPAASPPYGETFFGHPTGRYSDGRLVVDFLAEALRLPYLTAFLRGKTAEDFRRGANFAVSASTALGQEFFRARGLDLTIIPPFSLDVQLEWFKGVLHSLASTNHQQESKDIMARSLFLMGEIGINDYNHHFFQNRSFTAEIKPLVPMVIAKIANATKVLIDLGAKTMLVPGIPPMGCIPRFLNLFPSKNPNDYDKLGCLKWLNNFSQYHNHALNQMLHGIHRDTKVTLIYLDYYEAMLKIIRSPQHNGFTKKSALTACCGVGGPYNAGSLVCNGNATASNLCPDPSRYISWDGLHLTEAAYHVIARGVLDGTYSRPTIPSGCTY